A segment of the Ruegeria sp. AD91A genome:
AGTTAGTTTCAGCGAAGCATTCATCTGTCCCTCCGGAGTTCAGGCCGCCCGGCAGGAATCCCCCAGCAGGTCAGCCAGAACGCTGATCACCACCGGCAAAAGGGAGCGATGGTTTTTGTCGCACGGCCCGGCCAGAAATTCCCGGCCAATGGACATCACGTCAGGCGTACTGTCATTGACATAGGTCATGACCCGCCGTTCGGGGCCTTTGTCAGCAAGGGCACTATGGCCGCCTCTACTGCTTCCACAGGTTCTGAAATCACAACCGAAGCCGCGCACTGTTCGTTGCGTTGCCCTTTGGTCGGTTTCGAAAGAAAAAGCCTGGCACGGCCATGAAAAAGTGAACGAGCACGAGGATCGGGATCTCTTTTTCAGATGATCTTAGCCGAATGCCAGACGTTCTTGACCGTCATGTAATTCTCAAGGCCTTCGGTTCCGCCTTCCCGACCATAGCCACTGGATTTCACGCCTCCAAAGGGTGTTTCAGGCATGGATGCTTCAAGTGTGTTGATCGACAGATTGCCGACCTCGACCTCGTCGATCAGACGGTCGATATAATCCGCCCGGTTGGTGAAAGCGTATCCGGCCAGACCGTAGGGAACTGAATTCGCCAGATCGATTGCCTCATCCAGCGAAGCCACCGAATTGATCACGGCAACCGGTCCAAACGGCTCCTCGCGCATGATCCGCGCCGTTTCGGGAACGTTCAATAGCACCGTGGGTTCAAAGAAATATCCCCGTTCACCAAGCCGCGATCCGCCGGTGGCAAGCGTTGCCCCCTGTGCCACCGCGTCTTCAACCAGTTCTGTCAAAGCCGGCACGCGCCGGTCGTTGGCCGTTGGGCCCATTTCAACCGTTGCTTCAAGCCCATTGCCGACGACTGTGGCTTTAGCCCGCGCGGTAAACCCAGCCGCATAGGCGTCAAATATACTCTCATGCGCGAAGAAACGGGTTGGCGACGTGCAGACCTGACCGGTATTGCGCGTTTTGCGCACCGCGCTTGAAACAGCCGCTGATTGCACATCCGTATCTTCGCAAACAATGACCGGCGCATGGCCGCCCAACTCCATAAGCACTCGGGTGTCATGCCGGGCCGCCAAAGTGGTCAAATGGCGCCCAACGGTTGTCGACCCTGTGAAGGCCACCAAGCGAACGGGGTCCTGCGGGATCAGGTGGCCGGATATCTCGGACGGTTCACCGAACACTAAATTCAGAACCCCCGGAGGCAGACCGGCATCTTCGAACGCTTTTGCTATGTGTAAAGCTCCGGCTGGCGTTTCTTCCGCAGCCTTCAGGATCACCGAACAGCCAGAGGCCAAAGCACCGGCGATTTTCCGGGCAGGTTGGCTCATGGGGAAGTTCCACGGCGAGAACGCGGCGACAACGCCAACAGGCTGGTGATGAACTGCAAACTTGTGACCCTGAGCTGCCGGAATGATCCTCCCATAGGTCCGCATCGCCTCGCCCGCATCCCATTCAAAGAACTCGGCACCGCGAATGACCTCCAGCCGGGCCTGCTTTAGGGGTTTGCCATGTTCCAGAGTGATGGAATGCGCGATTTCTTCCTGTCGCTGACGCATGAGGGCTGCCGCCCGCAGGATCGTATCCGCACGCTCACGCGGCGGTGTACGGCGCCACAGTCGAAAGCCTTCGACGGCCGCTTGCAGCGCGTCGTCCAGGTCTTTCACCGATGCGCAAGGCAATCGACCGAGTTCTTCCTCGGTCGCCGGGTTGACAACCGGGATATCGCGACCGGTTTTTCGCCACGTGCCGCCGATGAAAAGCTTGAGCTCTGGATACATGAAATCGGGGCCTCCGTTTGCCTTGATTTTTGATCGCTCGATGCCTCGTATTACTTCAAGCGCATAGCGCGAATACGGATATCAATTTGGCGAATATCTGGTCTGTCTGCTCTGCGCCGCGCGATGCAGAGCCGTTTTGAAAGCTCGCCCCGCAGGCGACAAATCGTCGTCCGCACGGAAGGACACTCCTATTGGCCCCTGCCCAAACGGAACCACCCAGGCGAGCTGGGCAAGATGCCCGTTTTCGATATCCTGGGCGACGACCTCGGCAGGCATTAGGCCGATCAGGTCACGTGATTGCAGCAGCGCCCGGTTCGTCAGATAGGACACGGATTCAATCGCGACCGGTGGCACATATTGCTGCTGACCGACAAAAAAATGATCCGCCTGACGTCGCAACGTTGTCTCTTGCGGGGGGAGGATCCAGCCAAACGGTTTGGTTTGCGCAAAGGTCACGGCGTCCCAGCCCGCCAGTGGGTGCCGAGGGCCTACAATGGCCAATATCCGATCCTCGAACAGTTTTTCCTGCCGAATCTTGTCACGATGCCGGTGCGACGGCAGACGTCCTACAACCATGTCGATCTCACCCGACAGAAGCCGAGGCATAAGTACCTCGTTGGTCCCTTCGCTGATCTTGACCGCGACGTTCGGGCGGTCTTCCAGCAGCAGTTCAATGGCGGCAGGTAGCAGGCTGGTGGACGCCGCAAGCAACGTGCCCACCACGACACGGCCGGAGTTTCCTTCGTTCAGATCGTCCAGTTCCTGCGCGGCATTTGAAACCTGTGCAAATATCAGTTTCCCGTGACGTATGAGAGTTTCGCCAAAAACGGTTGGCACAACTCCTCGATTGGTGCGTGTGAACAGTTTGACTTCAAAGTCCAGCTCAAGATCCTGAATCATCTTGGTTGCTGCTGGTTGAGATATTCCCAACTCCCGCGCGGCATTCTGAATGTTTCCATGCGCGCCCACCGCGACCAGCAGACGCAGTTGTCGCAGTTTCAGACGGGTCAAGGCGCGGTCCACGATGCGAGAATGACGCCCCACCATGGCTACAGCACAATCGGCTCGCAAAGCTGATCCAGCTTGGACAGCACGCTCATGGCCGCAAGCGCCGAGCTTCGCGGGTTGTCGGGCAGCGCGGTTCCGCTGATCCTAAACTGAAAAGTGCCAAAATCACCTTCGGCCTCAACCTCGTGAATGTTCTTGTGGATCGTCGGATCGGCGATCAGACGAACCTGTGTGCTGTCGAATCCCACACCTGCCAAGGCGACGGCAGCGGCGACATTTGCGTTCTTGGGGTAAGCCAAAGCCGCCTCTCGCGCGGAACCCTGAAAATGAGTTTCAGCCGCGGTGATACTGCTGAGGTCAAGACTGTGTTCAGCAAGTGATCCTTTCCACCCCGCCGGCGGCTTGCGCCCCACATATGTAACGGATTTGAGCGGACCGACCGCTGCGGCGCTGAGGCAGTCCAGCCCGCCTATGGCACCGCTTGCCAGATGCAGCCGAGCCCCACCCTTTCGCGCGGCCCTGTCCAGCCGGCCACTGACCTGCTGATCCGCAAGTGCCCCGGCAGAGACACTGATGATATCCAGCCCTCGCGCCAGAATTTCCGGACCCAACCCGGCCAATGCCTCGTGCCCCGCGCAATCCAGAACCACTTCGATTCCGGCCGGCAGGTCATCAACCGAACCGACCGACATAGGCGATTTTGGATCAACGCGCTGTGGCCGGACCAGAATGGCCGCCAACTCATGCCCATGTTCTGGCAACATGCGCTGCACATACTGCGCGATTGCGCCGGTTCCAATGACTGCGATCTTCATGTCTCGACCCTAGATCAGCATTGAAAAAATCTGAATTGGTAAGTTGGTGATATATGTTTTTCAGATAGCCATTTCTCTGAAATAGCGCTGGATCGACCCGCTCAGTGTGCTTTTCTTCATATCAATGCCACTGGGACCACGGTGAAAATGAAGTACTCAAAACACGACGCGAAGGCCTATGCCCGCGAACATATGACTGGGATATGGGCAGCTGCATTGAACCCGTTCAATGATGACCTGTCTCTGGATGAATCGGGACTGCGCGCCAACATCCGCCATTGGATCGATGACCTGGACATCCAGGGCCTGTTCGTCGCCGGCAAACAGGGCGAATTTTTTTCAATGAGCATCGAAGAGCGCAAGCGTAACTTCGAAATCGCGGTCGACGAATGCGCAGGCGAAGCCGGTGTAATCGTCTCGGTCTCGGACCAGAGCATGAATACTGCGTTGGACCTAGCGCATTACGCCCAGAATTGCGGTGCAGATTACATCGTTCTTCACGCCCCGGTTCTGAGTTTCGTACAGGATCGTGGCGAGGTCTTGTATCAGTACTACAAGCGCTTCTGCGAAGAGCTGGATATCGGCATCGCCATGTGGAGCCATCCTGACAGCGGCTATTTGATGCAACCTGAAGAATGCGCCCGCATTGCTGATTTGCCGAATATCGTGGCCATTAAGTATTCGGTTCCGCGTGAGATGTACGTGAAGCTGACCCATATGGTGGGCGACAGGATCCACGTCTCGACTTCGGCCGAACATGAATGGCTGGACAACATACTGGAACTGGACTGGAAGCTGTATCTCTGCTCCTCTCCGCCCTACCAACTGCAAAGCACGGTCGATCGGAGAATGAACGAATACACACGTCTGGCCTTTGCGGGACAGGCGGATGAAGCGCGGCGTGTCTTTGACAGTCTGAACCCAGTCCGCAATGCGATGAAACGCGCCCGTCCTGCGGGCAAACCCACTGCATTCGGGAAATACTGGCTAGAGTTGCTGGGTCAGGTCGGTGGTCGTGTACGCCCGCCGATGCTGGAACTGACCGACGCGGAAAAAGCGATCATTCGCAAAGCATTTGATGAAAGCGGGCTGCGCGTCTGAGCCGGGTGAGGCCTAGCAGTATAAGGAAATCGGATAGCGAGATGCTGATAATTGCTTTGCGGTTATGGAAAAACGCGCCAAACTTTCCAGGATAGGGAGTGGGACATGTCAAAACTGAAAGCGTTCAACTTTAAGGCCTGGATCGACGAGCATCGCCATCTGCTCAAGCCGCCCGTAGGGAATCGTCAGGTTTGGGAAAATGCCGATCTGATGGTTACCGTTGTAGGTGGGCCAAACAAGCGAACCGATTACCACGATGATCCGGTTGAAGAATTCTTCTACCAGCTTGAAGGCGACATGGTGCTGAAAATCTATGACGGAGAGGAGTTCTATGATGTTCCGATCCGTGAAGGTGAAGTTTTCCTGCTGCCTCCGCATGTGCGCCATTCACCACAGCGCCCTCAGGAAGGCTCGATCGGGCTTGTAATTGAACCCAAGCGCCAGACCGGAGAGCTGGACGCCATCGAATGGTATTGTTTCGAATGCGGATCACTGGTGCATCGTGCAGAAATGCAGCTAAAGTCCATCGTTGATGACCTGCCTCCGGTTTATCAGAAGTTCTATGCCTCGGAACAAGACCGCACCTGCCCCAATTGTCAGGCTGTGCACCCGGGAAAGGAACCGCCCGAGGGCTGGGTCACGTTGTAAAACAAGATCAAACAGGGGAAGAAATGAGACATCTCGCAAAAATCGCCGCCTCTGCGGCTGCGCTGGCACTGTCGTCCGTGGCCATTCACGCCGAAGAGTTTCGGTTGGGTCTGATCACGCCGCCACCGCACATCTGGACCAAAGCCGCCGAGGCGTTCGGGGCTGAGTTGAATGAGGCCAGTGGTGGCGCACATTCGGTATCGGTTTTCCCGGCCCGCCAGTTGGGCAATGAGGCCGAAATGCTGCAACAATTGCAGACCGGCGCGCTGGACATGGCCTTCATGACGGTGGCCGAGGTTTCCAACCGCGCGCCTGAATTGGGGGCGTTTTATGCGCCCTATCTGGCAGATGACATTGGGCACGCAGGGCGCATTCTGCGGTCTGACACCGCCAAATCCATGCTGGAACCATTGCCAGGGCAGGTAGGTGTCGTTGGACTGGGATATGGGATGGCCGGATTGCGTCAGATCGTAAGCCGTGGCGAGGTCTCATCCGCCGAAGACTTGTCGGGCCTTAAACTGCGGATCACGCCCTTCACACCGATCCTGGATTTCTACAACGCGGTGGGCGCAGCACCCACGCCCATGCCCTTGCCTGCCGTCTATGATGCGCTGGCCAATGGTCAGGTCGACGCCATAGACATGGATGCCGAGCTGATCTGGGTACTAAAATATTATGAACACGCCGACACGATCGTGCAGTCAGATCACATGATGTTCCCAATGGTCGGTCTGGTTTCGGCCAAGGTCTGGGCTGGTTTGTCCGAAGAAGACCGCGCGATGATTGCGGAACTTATGGCCAAGCATGTCGACAGCACCATTGATGCTTACGTTGAAAACGATGCCAAATGGCTGGAACAGATCGAAGGAACAGGCAAGGCTTACAAAAAGGTCGACGCCTCGTTCTTCGGCGACGCAATCGAGGAATGGAATGCGATCTGGTCCCAGAAGACCTCTTCCCTTGACGCTTTGCGGCAGACTGCGGCAGAAACAAAATAACGAAAACGACATGACGAAGAGGGCGCAGCTCGATCCTGCGCCCTTTTTCACGGGAGAACAGCGATGTTGTATCGGCTGTCGGCAGGCTTAGCGCGGGTCGAGTTGTGGTGCGCTGCCTTTCTGGCGGTCTGCATAACGGTTTTGATTTTGCTGAATGTCGTGACGCGCACGGCGGGCAATGCCCTGTTCTGGGTTGATGAGCTGGCGATTTACGCGATGGTCTGGATGACTTTTCTGGGCGCGTCTTCCGCATTGCATCATCGCAGTTCGGTGTCGATCTCCATTGTTTCCGACAACGTGCCCGGACGCGCGAAACGATTGATCCGCAAGAGTGTGGACGTGGTCGTGTTTGCTTTTTCCCTTGCGATGCTGTGGTTCTGCTGGCGCTGGTTCCTTCCGCTGGACATTGCCAGCAACGGATTCGATGTGGCGGTATTTCAAGGTCAAACATTCAATTTCATCTATGCCGAGCCGACATTAACCCTGGGCCTGCCAAAGTACCTGTTCTGGTTGGTGATGTGGCTTTTCGCATTGGGCGCGACGCTGCATTCCACCATGCATCTGCTGAGCACCCCAGAGCAAGAGGCACAGCCATGAGCCCCATCGTCTTTCTGGCCACTTTACTTCTTTCCGTGCCCGTGGCGATCGTGCTGGCGATCACCGCCATCTGGTACATCTGGGAAAGCGGCAACACGGTTCTTTATGACAGCTTCGCGCAGAAAATGTTCGGAGGCCTTGAGAATTACGGCCTTCTGGCAATTCCTCTGTTCATGTTGACCGGAGAATTGATGAACGAAGGCGGTATGACGCGGCGCCTTGTCGCGCTGGCCCGGGTGTTCGTCGGCGGGTTTCGCGGCGGGCTGGCCTATATCAACTTGCTGGCAAACATGTTTATGGCGGCAATCATTGGGTCTGCGACGGCGCAGATCGCGGTGATGTCGCGCGCCATGGTCCCCGCGATGAAGGAAGAAGGCTATGACAAGGGTTTCGCCGCTGCCACGACTGCCGCAGGCGGGCTTCTGGCTCCGGTCATACCGCCGTCGATGATGTTTGTCATCTTCGGCGTACTGGCACAGATCCCGATTGGTGACATGTTCATTGCCGGGATTCTGCCCGGTTTTATCTTGGCTGCTTCATTCGCTTTGGTCATTACCTTGATCGGGTGGCGGCAGCAGTTCCCGAAAGGGAACTGGATGACACGCAGTGAAACCATCAAGGCCGTGATCAGCGCCGCCCCTGCCCTGCTGATCCCGATGTCAATCATAGGTGGTATTCTGTTCGGGATCGCCACACCGACCGAATCCGCCGCAATCGCATCCCTGATCGCGTTTCTGGTGGGCTGGTTGGTTTACGGGGACCTGAAGCCGGGCAACCTGGCACAGATGTTCAAACGCACGGCGGCCAATGCCTCGATGATCCTGTTCATGATCTCGGCAGCCAGCGTGTTCGGCTGGGTCATCATCTATGAGGAAATACCACAGCAACTGGCTGGGCTGGTTACCTCCGTCACTTCGGACCCGTTCGTGTTCCTGCTGATCGTGAATCTGGCGCTTTTGCTGGTTGGAATGGTGATCGATGGCATCGCCGCGATTATCCTGATCACTCCGATCCTGCTGCCAATTGCAACCGGTTCATACGATATCAGCCCCTATCAATTTGGCATTGTTGCCTGCCTGAACCTTGTGCTTGGGCTGATGACACCCCCGGTCGGGATCGGATTGTACATCGCCTCATCCATGAGCGGCACATCGCCCGGCTCAATCCTGAAATCGCTTTGGCCATTCCTGATCGCGGTAACTTTGGTTTTGCTTCTGCTCAGCTATTTTCCAAGCCTGTCAACGCTGCTGATCTGATTTGGATACGTTTTCCGGTCGTAATCAGTTGAAAATTTAGCGCCGGAAATCACGCTCTACTTATCGGTTCCTGTCAGCTAAGCTGGCGGGAACACGTCAACAGGTCACAAAAAAGGTTTTCATGCTGCTCGACACTCCTATCTGCGATTTCGGCTGGCAGGCCCCGGATTTCACGCTCAGGGACCCGAATGGTCATTCTTTCACCATGTCCGATCACCTGCAAAACGGATTGCTGATCGCCTTTATCTGCAACCACTGCCCTTATGTCAAAACAATCACTGACCGGCTTGCACAGGACACGGGCCTGTTGATGTCGAAAGGGATTGGGGTATTGGCGGTCATGTCAAACGACTATCGGGAGTATCCCGAAGATGCACCGCAGAAAATGCTGGAATTCGCGAGGGAAAATGGGTTCAACTTTCCCTATCTCGTAGACGAAGATCAAACCATAGGAAAGGCCTATGGTGCTGTTTGCACACCCGATTTCTTTGGGCTGAATGCGGATGGAAGACTGCAATACCGTGGCCGTCTGGACAATCTGGGCCGCAGCCAGACAGGCGAGCGCGAACCGGAGCTGGTCAATGCCATGCTGCAGATTGCACAGACCGGGCAAGGTCCCCGGCATCAGAGTCCGTCAATGGGATGTTCGATCAAATGGACGCGAGGCTAGGTCATGGGGATCGCTACGCTGGATCATGTCAACCTGCGCACTACACGTTTGGAGGAGATGATCGAATGGTACAGAAAAGTTCTGGGGATGCAGGTCGGCCCACGCCCGCCCTTCCCCTTTCCCGGAGCCTGGCTTTATGTCGGTGAACACGCTTACGTGCATCTTGTTGGTGTCGAGATCGAAGCCGCGGGATCGGAGGCCGAGCTGAAGCTCGAGCATTTCGCCTTTTCGGCAAACGGGTTGGACAGTTTCGAAGCTCACCTCAAAGTAAACGATGTTCTCTATCGCCGAGCGGTTCTGACGGCAGTCAATATAGTGCAGTTGAATGTCTGGGATCCGGACGGCAATCATGTCCACATCGATTTTCCGGCTGACGAATAAGGGCGAAAGTCGCCGATATTTTTGGCCAGTAAACAGTTTCTCTCTCAATTTGAAGACTTGACCCGAATTGCTGGGTCGTCCTTGATAGGGTTAGATTTCTCCCGACTACTCCCGGGTAAATTGTACTTGCTAAAAGAAATGGGGACTGCATGGCATCGCGCCACCGCCGACATGCATGGCAGTCGAATGACTGATACTAAGGACTGGCTGGCCAGACACGGCTTGTCCAAATATGTCGATGCCTTTTCACGGCACGAGATCGAGCCGGGCGATCTGTCGGAACTGAGTGACGATGACCTTGTCACAATTGGCCTGCCCCTAGGACCCAGGCGCCGCTTTCTGAAAGCCATGCGGGAAGAAAACCAAGGGCCCGCAGCAACACAACGCGCAAGTCAGGTACCCAACATCGTTGCCGAGCGTAGACAGCTGACGGTCATGTTTATCGATCTTGTTGGGTCGACGGCTATATCGCAGAAACTGGACCCCGAAGATCTGGCCGAAGTTCTGAGACTGTTCAAGGAGACCTGCGCTGCTGCAGTTGCGGCTTTTGATGGTCATATCGCTAGTTACTATGGCGATGGCATCATGGTGTTTTTTGGTTTTCCGCATGCGCATGAAGACGATCCGGAACGTGCCATTCATGCAGGTCTTCGAATTATTCGCGAAATTCCGGAAATCCGCACGCATGCACATCTTGAAGTCCGCATCGGGATCGCGACCGGCCTGGTTGTCGTCGGTGACCTGCGGGGAGAGAAGATGTTCGAAGACGGCACGGCCATGGGCGAGACCCCGAACCTGGCCGCACGGCTTCAATCGATGGCTGATCCGGGTACAATGATTGTGGCGCCGACGACCCAGGAACTGGCGGGTGAAGCTTTCGAATATGTGCGCCGTGGCACTTTTCAATTGAAAGGCTTTGCCAAAGAAGTCGAAGCTTGGCAGGTCACCGGCACGCGCCAGACTGTCAGCCGCTTCCTTGCGGCAGACGACGCCCGGATGAGTTCATTGGTCGGGCGCACGCAGGAGCACGAAACCCTTCAAAGCAAGTGGAGGCTGGCCTGCCAGGGCCATGGTCAGGTGGTGTCGGTCTCGGGCGAGGCGGGTATAGGAAAGTCCAGGCTAATCGAAGAGCTTCGCCGCAAGATCCCGGGTCCAGACCATCAGCAGCTACGCTTTCAGTGTTCACCCTTCCATGATGCAAGTGCGCTGTACCCGATCATTCGCCAGCTTGAAAATGCAGCCGAACTTCGGGCTAATGACGGTGCGGACCAAAAGTTGGAAAAGATTTCCAGCATCCTGGGCGATCCTTCTGAAGGGTCACTGAAACTGGCTGCGACACTATTGTCGGTCCCATTTGAAGACAGGCTTGGCCCGCTGGATCTGACCCCTGAGCAGATCATGAAGCAGACGCTAGAAATGCTGGTCAATCATATGATCAACTCGGCGCAGGAAACCCCGACCCTCTTGCTGTTTGAAGATGCGCATTGGATCGACCCAACGACAAAGACACTGCTTGACCGGCTTGTGAACCGGATTGGGGACGCGCGCCTGCTGATGGTAATGAGTTATCGTACGGGCTTTGATCCGGGCTGGCCACAATCACACAACCTGATGCACGTCGCGCTCCAACAACTGGACTTCGTGCAGGTCAAAGAGATCGTGAACGATATTGCCAAAGGCAAAACCGTCCCGGACGAAGTTTACCATCTGATCGCCGCCAGATCCAACGGTGTCCCGCTTTTCGTGGAAGAGGTGACAAAGGATTTGTTGGAATCCGATCTTCTGACTGAACGTGCTGATGCCTATACGCTGGACCGGTCCACGCCATCGCCTCCTGTACCGAAAACACTGCACGACGCGTTGATGGCACGCCTTGACCGACTGAGCTCAGCCAAGGAAGTCGCACAGATTGGTGCTGTCATTGGCCCGCAATTCTCTTATCCGATGATTGCAAGCGTTTCCCGTTTTAATGAACGGGCGTTACGTTCCGGCCTGGATTCGCTCGTGGATGCCGGGATCGTGATTGTCTCAGCTTCAGAACCCGAGGAAACGTTCAGTTACCGCCACGCTCTCATTCGCGACACCGCTTACAACAGCCTGCTGAAACGGGAGAGGAGAACGCTTCATGCTCGTGTGGTCGAAGCACTGAACTCTTCGTCATTGCATGACAATTTCGCCGAACCGGAAATTCTGGCTCATCACTACACGATGGCAGATATGCCGGATGAAGCGATTGAACAATGGTATCAGGCCGGACAACGTGCCGTTGAACGCTCGGCCGGGATCGAAGCGGCCACTCAGCTGGGTCGTGCCATCGCGTTGCTGAAACAGCAGGATGACTCGGTTGACCGCGACCGCAAGGAAACCAAAATACAAACGTTGCGGGCTGGCGTTCTTCGCTCGACCGCTGGCATCGCGGCCGACGAAACGGGGGCGGTATATGCCCGGATCCGCGACTTGTGTAATCGGCTGGGCGAAACCGAACAATTGTTTCCCGTGCTCAACGGACTCTATGCGTATCATCTGGTCCGCGGTGAATACGACCTTGCCAAGGACGTCGCGGCGCAGTTGCTGGAACTGGCCAATCTGACCGAAGAAACGCACCACACGATGATTGCCCACCGGGCCATGGGTGCCGTCTTGTTGCATATCGGGCACCAGGACACCGCCTATGATCACCTATGGCAGGCATTGCATTTGTATGATCCTCAGCAGCACAGCCGCCTTGCCTATGTCTATGGAACGGATCATGCTGCCATTACATCGTGCTTTTTAAGCATAACAGTTTGGTTGCGCGGGGAACCTGATCGCGCACTTGAGATCCAGCATCAGGCAGTCGCAACCGCACAGGAACTGGATCACGCGCATAGTCTGGCCCAGACCCTGACGTATCTGTGTATGCTGCACCTGTTGCGGCGTGAACCGGAACAAGTTTACGACGTTGCCGCTCGCCTTGAAGAACTGGCAACCAAACACACCTTCCCCTTCATGAAATTGACGGCGAATGTCTGGCGTTGCTGGGCAGATGCGCAGATCACGCCTGGCCCAGAAACGATCCGTGCAATGCGTGAGGCGTCCGAAGCCTGGTGGGCCAGCGGGGCTGGAAACTACAAGCCGGTGTTCCTGACGGCCCTTGCCGAAGCGTCATTGACAGCGGGCGAACCGATGGCAGCGCAGCGCCTGCTGGATGAAGCACGTGAACAGCAGGTACTGACCCATGAAGGGTGGGCTCAAGCGGAAACAGATCGGATACAGGCGTTGGTGCGGTCCACGGACAATACGGCTGACGATCTGTTCATGGACGCTCTGAAAACCGCACGCGAACAGCAGGCAAGGATGTTCGAACTGCGAACAGCCGTGGATTACGTGCAAACTTGCGGCCACTTTGACTGCACACCGGCCTCGCCCCCTGATCTTCGAGAGATACTGGGAAAGATTGTCGGTGGCGCACAGACCCGCGATGTTGCGCAGGCCATGTCTTTGCTCGATCAAGTGAAACTATCGTAGATAACCTTTATTGGCCTTTTCGGCGGGCAATAACCTTCCGTCCATCCCATCGCCCTGAAAGTAAGGGTGCTCAACAGGTAGTTGCATCAACTCGATTGCAACTCATCCTGATATCCAAACAACGCCGGTTGGCCGCCTGTGTGCAGCAGAACTACTTTCTGGCCTTTGCGGATGACGCCTTGTTCAAGCAACCCTAAAAGCCCTGCAAAGGTTTTGGCAGAATAAACGGGATCCAGAAGGATGCCCTCAGCGCGCGCCATGAGGGTCAGTGCTTCGCGGGCTGCCCGACCAATCCGCCCATATCCAGGTGCCAGGGCGCCGTCCCAAGTATAGATGTCTCCCGTAACCAAAACAGGGTCGAAACCCATCATGGTTGCCAATCGCCCCAAGACCTTTTGCAGACGCGCTTTCTGCTGGTTCTGATCGCGGCGAACGCATATGCCGT
Coding sequences within it:
- a CDS encoding aspartate dehydrogenase; translation: MKIAVIGTGAIAQYVQRMLPEHGHELAAILVRPQRVDPKSPMSVGSVDDLPAGIEVVLDCAGHEALAGLGPEILARGLDIISVSAGALADQQVSGRLDRAARKGGARLHLASGAIGGLDCLSAAAVGPLKSVTYVGRKPPAGWKGSLAEHSLDLSSITAAETHFQGSAREAALAYPKNANVAAAVALAGVGFDSTQVRLIADPTIHKNIHEVEAEGDFGTFQFRISGTALPDNPRSSALAAMSVLSKLDQLCEPIVL
- a CDS encoding LysR substrate-binding domain-containing protein; protein product: MVGRHSRIVDRALTRLKLRQLRLLVAVGAHGNIQNAARELGISQPAATKMIQDLELDFEVKLFTRTNRGVVPTVFGETLIRHGKLIFAQVSNAAQELDDLNEGNSGRVVVGTLLAASTSLLPAAIELLLEDRPNVAVKISEGTNEVLMPRLLSGEIDMVVGRLPSHRHRDKIRQEKLFEDRILAIVGPRHPLAGWDAVTFAQTKPFGWILPPQETTLRRQADHFFVGQQQYVPPVAIESVSYLTNRALLQSRDLIGLMPAEVVAQDIENGHLAQLAWVVPFGQGPIGVSFRADDDLSPAGRAFKTALHRAAQSRQTRYSPN
- a CDS encoding 3-hydroxyanthranilate 3,4-dioxygenase encodes the protein MSKLKAFNFKAWIDEHRHLLKPPVGNRQVWENADLMVTVVGGPNKRTDYHDDPVEEFFYQLEGDMVLKIYDGEEFYDVPIREGEVFLLPPHVRHSPQRPQEGSIGLVIEPKRQTGELDAIEWYCFECGSLVHRAEMQLKSIVDDLPPVYQKFYASEQDRTCPNCQAVHPGKEPPEGWVTL
- a CDS encoding TRAP transporter small permease encodes the protein MLYRLSAGLARVELWCAAFLAVCITVLILLNVVTRTAGNALFWVDELAIYAMVWMTFLGASSALHHRSSVSISIVSDNVPGRAKRLIRKSVDVVVFAFSLAMLWFCWRWFLPLDIASNGFDVAVFQGQTFNFIYAEPTLTLGLPKYLFWLVMWLFALGATLHSTMHLLSTPEQEAQP
- a CDS encoding TRAP transporter substrate-binding protein; translation: MRHLAKIAASAAALALSSVAIHAEEFRLGLITPPPHIWTKAAEAFGAELNEASGGAHSVSVFPARQLGNEAEMLQQLQTGALDMAFMTVAEVSNRAPELGAFYAPYLADDIGHAGRILRSDTAKSMLEPLPGQVGVVGLGYGMAGLRQIVSRGEVSSAEDLSGLKLRITPFTPILDFYNAVGAAPTPMPLPAVYDALANGQVDAIDMDAELIWVLKYYEHADTIVQSDHMMFPMVGLVSAKVWAGLSEEDRAMIAELMAKHVDSTIDAYVENDAKWLEQIEGTGKAYKKVDASFFGDAIEEWNAIWSQKTSSLDALRQTAAETK
- a CDS encoding NAD-dependent succinate-semialdehyde dehydrogenase; amino-acid sequence: MYPELKLFIGGTWRKTGRDIPVVNPATEEELGRLPCASVKDLDDALQAAVEGFRLWRRTPPRERADTILRAAALMRQRQEEIAHSITLEHGKPLKQARLEVIRGAEFFEWDAGEAMRTYGRIIPAAQGHKFAVHHQPVGVVAAFSPWNFPMSQPARKIAGALASGCSVILKAAEETPAGALHIAKAFEDAGLPPGVLNLVFGEPSEISGHLIPQDPVRLVAFTGSTTVGRHLTTLAARHDTRVLMELGGHAPVIVCEDTDVQSAAVSSAVRKTRNTGQVCTSPTRFFAHESIFDAYAAGFTARAKATVVGNGLEATVEMGPTANDRRVPALTELVEDAVAQGATLATGGSRLGERGYFFEPTVLLNVPETARIMREEPFGPVAVINSVASLDEAIDLANSVPYGLAGYAFTNRADYIDRLIDEVEVGNLSINTLEASMPETPFGGVKSSGYGREGGTEGLENYMTVKNVWHSAKII
- a CDS encoding dihydrodipicolinate synthase family protein — translated: MKYSKHDAKAYAREHMTGIWAAALNPFNDDLSLDESGLRANIRHWIDDLDIQGLFVAGKQGEFFSMSIEERKRNFEIAVDECAGEAGVIVSVSDQSMNTALDLAHYAQNCGADYIVLHAPVLSFVQDRGEVLYQYYKRFCEELDIGIAMWSHPDSGYLMQPEECARIADLPNIVAIKYSVPREMYVKLTHMVGDRIHVSTSAEHEWLDNILELDWKLYLCSSPPYQLQSTVDRRMNEYTRLAFAGQADEARRVFDSLNPVRNAMKRARPAGKPTAFGKYWLELLGQVGGRVRPPMLELTDAEKAIIRKAFDESGLRV